One window of Gloeothece citriformis PCC 7424 genomic DNA carries:
- a CDS encoding glutamine amidotransferase has protein sequence MKPILIIKTGQALSSIPAEKGNFEDWIISKMGISREQAIIAEVYNGFDLPPWDEVSGIVITGSSSMVTEGHDWSEKTAKWLVNGIKKDLPILGICYGHQLLAYALGGEVGKNPQGCEFGTVNIYFNDNTLDDQLFRGLPQTIKAHVCHQQSVLKLPDNAIALGFSERDNYQAFRMGDRVWGVQFHPEFDGDVLRDYINYDREPLLKDQQDPDRLIEEILDTPHSHEILKRFTKVVKEVASV, from the coding sequence ATGAAACCAATTTTAATTATTAAAACCGGTCAAGCGTTATCTTCTATTCCGGCTGAAAAAGGTAACTTTGAAGATTGGATTATCTCTAAAATGGGGATCAGTCGAGAACAAGCGATCATTGCTGAAGTTTATAATGGGTTTGATTTGCCCCCTTGGGATGAAGTATCAGGAATTGTTATTACTGGTTCTAGTTCAATGGTGACAGAGGGTCATGATTGGAGTGAGAAAACCGCAAAATGGTTAGTCAATGGGATTAAAAAAGATTTGCCAATTCTAGGGATTTGTTATGGACATCAATTATTAGCTTATGCTTTGGGAGGAGAAGTTGGTAAAAATCCTCAAGGGTGTGAATTTGGAACAGTTAATATTTATTTTAATGATAATACTCTTGACGATCAGCTTTTCAGAGGTCTTCCTCAAACGATCAAAGCTCATGTTTGTCATCAACAATCTGTTTTAAAATTACCGGATAATGCGATTGCATTAGGGTTTAGTGAGCGGGATAATTATCAAGCTTTTAGAATGGGCGATCGGGTTTGGGGAGTTCAATTTCATCCTGAATTTGATGGTGATGTCCTTCGAGACTATATTAATTATGATCGAGAACCTTTGCTTAAAGATCAACAAGATCCCGATCGCTTAATTGAGGAAATTCTCGATACTCCCCATAGTCATGAAATTCTCAAACGCTTTACTAAAGTCGTTAAGGAGGTTGCCTCTGTTTGA
- a CDS encoding ABC transporter ATP-binding protein translates to MVEPLIQFKNVSKRFGSKVILDNVDLQIYPGEAVGVIGPSGSGKSTVLRVIAGLVAPDSGEVYIHGKRRIGTVNQGEDPLGVSVVFQQSALFDSLTVDENIGFALYRHSKLPPQKIRELVDQALLMVGLPGTGDRYPSQISGGMRKRVGLARAIVANIDPTLARTNPNILMYDEPTAGLDPVASTRVEDVIRRVVGYQGICEAYLIVTHQESTIRRTTDRIVFLYQGKFQWDGPTHDAYTSDHPVLQQFFSGSVEGPIQ, encoded by the coding sequence ATGGTCGAACCCCTAATACAATTCAAAAATGTTAGCAAAAGGTTTGGCTCTAAAGTCATTTTAGACAATGTTGATTTACAAATTTATCCCGGAGAAGCCGTTGGAGTAATTGGCCCTTCTGGATCGGGAAAATCTACGGTTTTGCGGGTGATTGCCGGCTTAGTTGCTCCCGATAGTGGAGAGGTTTATATTCATGGAAAACGGCGAATCGGAACCGTCAACCAAGGTGAAGATCCCCTAGGCGTTAGCGTAGTTTTTCAACAATCTGCTTTATTTGATTCCCTTACCGTTGATGAAAATATTGGTTTTGCTCTCTATCGCCACTCGAAACTTCCTCCTCAAAAAATTCGAGAGTTAGTAGACCAAGCTCTCTTAATGGTAGGATTACCGGGAACTGGCGATCGCTATCCGTCCCAAATATCGGGAGGAATGCGGAAACGAGTCGGGTTAGCTCGTGCGATCGTGGCGAATATTGACCCTACCCTGGCTAGGACTAATCCTAACATTCTCATGTATGACGAGCCAACCGCAGGACTCGATCCGGTTGCTTCAACCCGAGTTGAGGATGTCATCCGCCGAGTGGTAGGCTATCAAGGCATCTGTGAGGCTTATTTAATTGTCACTCACCAAGAAAGTACCATTCGTCGGACGACTGACCGGATAGTCTTTCTCTATCAAGGTAAATTTCAATGGGATGGCCCAACCCACGACGCTTATACTAGCGATCATCCCGTCCTTCAACAATTCTTTAGTGGGAGTGTCGAAGGCCCGATTCAGTAA
- a CDS encoding DUF3102 domain-containing protein: MTFNGKSIQSNVFDYSSLSQEKRQFVQEKTDEIKNLIRRTAQNVIDIGQKLLEVKEQVGHGYFLNWLKTEFNWSVSTATKMMQASEKFKNVNFTNLNFSPSALYLLAAPSVDDEIREEALVLAESGTKINYSLARNLIRHYKYTTNSLTQKDFILDLKKSDDNDNRVLAQTLKQTFVDAKSISIEETCFSSNSNIIVPMVDFDFFNHYLFREWLRASREKVFLSLILGNLANLHFYNNKLPYISRHESGQLLISILNKTLKRSTDLYTFYDEEKFLLLLSNTPLDGALQIAKTVKKQFEMRQSQISSEHKSLIDTCTLNLIVCSLVPSNDLSVNFLLSVLEQELINIQIQGEESISIKQF; encoded by the coding sequence ATGACTTTCAATGGTAAATCAATTCAATCTAATGTTTTTGATTATTCCTCCCTTAGTCAAGAAAAAAGGCAATTTGTCCAAGAAAAAACCGACGAAATTAAAAATCTGATCCGTCGTACTGCTCAAAATGTTATTGACATTGGACAAAAATTACTAGAAGTCAAGGAGCAAGTCGGACATGGCTATTTTTTAAACTGGCTTAAGACTGAGTTTAATTGGAGTGTCTCTACAGCCACTAAAATGATGCAAGCGAGTGAGAAGTTTAAAAACGTAAATTTTACGAATTTAAATTTTTCTCCTTCTGCACTTTATCTTTTAGCTGCTCCTTCTGTTGATGATGAGATCAGAGAAGAAGCTTTAGTGCTAGCAGAAAGTGGAACGAAAATCAATTACTCTCTAGCTAGAAATTTAATTCGACACTATAAATATACTACAAACTCTTTGACTCAAAAGGATTTTATCTTAGATTTAAAAAAGTCAGACGACAACGATAACAGAGTTTTGGCACAAACTTTAAAGCAAACTTTTGTAGACGCTAAATCAATCAGCATTGAAGAAACTTGCTTTTCTTCTAATTCAAATATAATTGTGCCAATGGTTGATTTTGATTTTTTTAATCATTATCTGTTTCGTGAATGGCTGAGAGCGTCACGAGAAAAAGTTTTCTTATCTTTGATACTTGGTAATCTAGCTAACTTACATTTTTACAATAACAAATTACCTTATATTAGTCGTCACGAATCCGGTCAATTACTGATCTCAATTTTAAATAAAACCCTTAAACGTTCTACGGATTTATATACTTTTTATGACGAAGAAAAATTTTTATTACTTCTTTCTAATACTCCTTTAGACGGCGCATTACAAATTGCGAAAACTGTTAAAAAACAATTTGAAATGAGACAATCTCAAATCAGTTCTGAACACAAAAGTTTAATAGACACTTGTACTTTGAATTTAATTGTCTGTAGTCTTGTTCCATCTAATGACCTTTCTGTAAATTTTTTGTTGAGTGTTCTTGAGCAAGAACTGATCAATATTCAAATTCAAGGAGAAGAGTCTATCTCAATCAAGCAATTTTAA